Proteins encoded in a region of the Zunongwangia endophytica genome:
- a CDS encoding 3'-5' exonuclease: MELNLTKPICFFDLETTGTNLAKDRIVEIAILKVFPNGNKESRTWLVNPEMEIPQEVIEIHGISNEKVANEPTFNDLSKQIYDMIKGCDLGGYNSNRFDIPLLAEELLRADIDFDMKNMLAVDVQTIFHKKEQRTLAAAFKFYCGKDLIDAHSAAADTEATFEVLKSQLDKYDDLENDIKWLSKYSARKTFADFAGFITFNKKGQEIFSFGKYRGKLVEEVLEKEPGYFGWLQNADFPLYTKKVLTAIKLRKLNTKL; the protein is encoded by the coding sequence ATGGAATTAAACCTTACAAAACCTATCTGTTTTTTCGATCTGGAAACAACTGGTACGAATCTGGCTAAAGATAGGATTGTAGAAATCGCAATTTTAAAAGTTTTTCCTAACGGAAATAAAGAGAGTAGAACATGGTTGGTAAATCCCGAGATGGAAATCCCACAGGAAGTTATCGAAATTCACGGTATTTCTAACGAAAAGGTAGCCAACGAGCCCACTTTTAATGATTTGTCCAAACAAATCTATGATATGATCAAAGGTTGCGATTTGGGAGGATATAACTCTAATCGTTTTGATATTCCCCTTCTTGCAGAAGAATTATTGCGTGCGGATATCGATTTTGATATGAAAAATATGCTTGCTGTAGATGTGCAGACAATTTTCCATAAAAAAGAACAAAGAACCCTAGCCGCTGCTTTTAAATTTTACTGCGGAAAAGATCTTATCGATGCGCACAGTGCCGCTGCCGATACTGAAGCTACTTTTGAAGTATTAAAATCTCAGTTAGATAAATACGATGATCTTGAAAATGATATCAAATGGTTATCAAAATATAGTGCTAGAAAGACTTTTGCAGATTTTGCCGGATTTATCACTTTCAATAAAAAAGGTCAGGAAATTTTCTCTTTTGGGAAATACCGTGGGAAACTGGTAGAAGAGGTTTTAGAAAAAGAACCAGGTTATTTTGGCTGGTTGCAAAATGCCGATTTTCCTTTGTACACCAAAAAGGTGTTAACGGCTATTAAATTGCGTAAGTTAAATACCAAATTGTAA
- a CDS encoding carboxypeptidase-like regulatory domain-containing protein produces the protein MRILFTVFLLVSVSSYAQTIRAVGQVVDAKTLEPLPYVNILLEEQRKGISTDQQGRYTFVVKDVSGEVKARFSYVGYQSKYISLKELKGKVVKLSPSIDGLAEVYLYTIQNKKTKRINDFRIGESIGLGNFSGGQYPSIVARYYEKPAKFEEGCFIKQIEVRYFSVEETLYGNAKYRLRIMAVDKDGKPSYDLLSDGIIIEKAQNQFKTKIDMLPYKIPVPESGFFVAVEHLFIKENSYYEKKDYRVNDTIIYKNVELRKYGPVFKGVLEEYSPNFSSYYKDTSGWRKMNTLDNSNDAFSGKLPVPAFKIILTD, from the coding sequence ATGCGAATCCTGTTCACTGTTTTTTTGCTTGTTTCTGTTAGCAGTTATGCGCAGACAATTAGAGCAGTTGGGCAGGTAGTAGATGCTAAAACTTTAGAACCTTTACCTTACGTTAATATTCTTTTAGAAGAGCAACGAAAAGGAATTTCTACCGACCAACAGGGAAGATATACTTTTGTAGTAAAGGATGTTTCAGGAGAAGTTAAAGCTAGGTTTAGTTATGTGGGCTACCAATCTAAATATATCAGCTTAAAAGAATTAAAAGGAAAGGTTGTTAAGTTATCGCCATCAATAGATGGTTTAGCTGAGGTTTATTTATATACGATTCAGAATAAAAAAACAAAAAGGATCAACGATTTTAGAATCGGGGAATCAATAGGTTTAGGGAACTTTAGCGGCGGTCAATATCCAAGTATCGTGGCCAGATATTATGAGAAACCTGCTAAATTTGAAGAGGGGTGTTTTATAAAACAAATTGAAGTACGATACTTTTCAGTAGAAGAAACACTTTACGGAAACGCAAAGTATCGTTTGCGAATTATGGCTGTAGATAAAGATGGAAAGCCATCTTATGATCTTTTAAGTGATGGCATAATTATAGAAAAAGCGCAAAATCAATTTAAGACAAAAATTGATATGCTTCCTTATAAAATTCCTGTTCCGGAAAGTGGTTTTTTCGTAGCTGTAGAGCATCTTTTTATAAAGGAGAATAGTTATTACGAAAAGAAAGATTATCGTGTAAATGATACGATAATTTATAAAAACGTAGAATTACGAAAATATGGACCAGTTTTTAAAGGAGTTTTAGAAGAGTATTCTCCTAATTTTAGCTCGTATTACAAAGACACCAGTGGATGGAGAAAAATGAATACATTAGATAATTCGAATGATGCATTTTCAGGCAAATTACCCGTACCAGCATTCAAAATTATATTAACAGATTAA
- a CDS encoding fumarylacetoacetate hydrolase family protein: MKLICIGRNYTDHIAELENEKPVDPVVFQKPDTSILLKKQPFFIPDFSNDVHYEVEVLIKITRVGKHIQPKFAHKYYDEIGLGIDFTARDLQSQLKAKGLPWEKAKGFDGAAVIGEKWLDKNQFSDLNNINFSLKKNEEIVQNGNTSLMLWKIDEVISYISKFFTLKIGDIIFTGTPAGVGPVAPEDQLTGFIENEEMFSINIK, translated from the coding sequence ATGAAGCTTATTTGTATAGGTAGAAATTACACCGATCATATTGCTGAATTGGAAAATGAAAAACCAGTAGATCCTGTAGTTTTTCAGAAGCCAGATACTTCAATATTACTTAAAAAACAGCCCTTTTTTATTCCAGATTTTTCTAATGATGTACATTACGAAGTAGAGGTTTTAATAAAGATTACTCGCGTAGGAAAACACATTCAGCCAAAATTTGCACATAAATATTATGATGAAATTGGTTTGGGGATCGATTTTACAGCACGTGATCTTCAGTCACAATTAAAAGCAAAAGGACTTCCGTGGGAAAAAGCAAAAGGCTTTGATGGCGCAGCAGTAATAGGAGAGAAGTGGCTCGATAAAAATCAGTTTTCAGATTTAAATAATATTAATTTCAGTTTAAAAAAGAACGAAGAAATTGTTCAAAATGGAAACACTTCTTTGATGTTGTGGAAAATTGATGAAGTAATTTCTTATATTTCAAAATTCTTTACCCTTAAAATCGGAGATATTATCTTTACTGGTACCCCAGCCGGAGTTGGTCCGGTAGCACCAGAAGATCAATTAACAGGTTTTATTGAAAATGAAGAAATGTTCTCTATAAATATCAAATAA
- a CDS encoding TonB-dependent receptor domain-containing protein, whose protein sequence is MKQLFLIIIVAFTSFNSVAMIEPFARISGKIMDSQLQEPVPYATISLQDTEGNIITGTTSEEDGSFIIKKVKPGNYTLGIQFIGYNKFSKEIEITRNSGAMDLGVINLDPSVAEMDEVTVVAERSTIEQRIDRKIINVGKDLTTTGATASEIMNNVPSVNVDQDGNIALRGNSNVRILIDGKPTNMDPAQLLKQIPSTSIKKIELITNPSAKYNPEGMSGIINIVLHKNANNGFNGNLNTGLTYGENARVNGSLDLNYRQGKFNFYANLGSNFGKRQNINNINLVGRDAKQNLDMLNNNNSYIYKVGIDYFLDDNNTFSFYTNQNIFDGGLDATVSAIYLNTPSNNFDQFLNIDFESNNATYNFAFKHLFAKEGHEILFEADYNDYDGDEDFTANFSENASFNSYTEDVNEERGTLITNIDYTLPIGERSKFEAGAEARILNNEQDYNTNNPLAQDSDYNYERNIYSLYSTFGQTYEKFSYQIGARLEHFDIDAEVYGENIFSDDYITLYPSGYFNYTPNEKNTYQVSYSRRIDRPSLSQISPVRQISTPTITVLGNPDLQPQFTNSIEFNYTRNLKNGSFTGGVFFRNINDNINQLIEEDPSDPASLFISFANFDDTNAYGVELSSNYKFTEWWSANGSFELYQQTQSGVVGSDFVEVDNTVYTARINNSFSVTEDLTLQLFGFYRGPSQELQFKNEDVFFANIGGRYSFLDNKATVSLNFNDVFGTQEYKFSTTRPYEQNGVFKSEFQNVYVGFSYRFGGNNAKKLKRKQRDNDEAQGGGMF, encoded by the coding sequence ATGAAACAGTTATTTTTAATCATTATCGTAGCCTTTACCAGTTTCAATTCTGTTGCAATGATCGAACCATTCGCTAGAATTTCCGGGAAAATCATGGATAGTCAATTGCAGGAACCTGTTCCTTATGCGACTATTAGCTTGCAAGATACTGAAGGCAACATCATCACAGGTACAACTTCTGAAGAAGACGGGTCATTCATCATCAAAAAAGTAAAACCGGGGAATTATACGCTAGGCATTCAATTTATCGGTTACAACAAATTCTCAAAGGAAATTGAAATTACGCGAAATTCCGGAGCAATGGATTTGGGAGTCATTAACCTTGATCCTTCTGTTGCTGAAATGGATGAAGTCACCGTAGTTGCCGAACGCTCTACAATCGAACAGCGAATTGATCGTAAGATTATTAATGTAGGCAAAGATCTAACCACAACCGGTGCAACAGCTTCAGAAATTATGAATAATGTGCCATCGGTTAATGTAGATCAAGATGGTAACATTGCGCTTCGAGGAAATTCTAATGTGCGAATTTTAATTGACGGCAAACCAACAAATATGGATCCTGCGCAATTATTAAAGCAGATCCCTTCTACTTCAATCAAAAAAATTGAACTAATTACTAATCCTTCAGCAAAATACAACCCTGAGGGTATGAGCGGAATTATAAATATTGTTCTGCATAAAAATGCGAATAACGGATTCAACGGAAATTTAAACACCGGACTCACTTATGGCGAAAATGCACGTGTAAATGGTTCTTTGGATCTTAACTATCGCCAGGGAAAATTTAATTTCTATGCCAACCTAGGAAGCAATTTCGGAAAACGCCAAAATATAAATAATATCAATTTGGTAGGAAGAGACGCGAAGCAAAATCTGGATATGCTGAATAATAACAATTCCTATATTTATAAAGTTGGTATAGATTATTTCTTAGACGATAATAATACTTTTAGCTTCTATACTAATCAAAACATTTTTGATGGTGGGTTAGATGCGACAGTAAGCGCAATTTATCTAAATACTCCTTCAAACAATTTTGACCAATTTCTGAACATTGATTTTGAAAGTAATAATGCTACTTACAATTTCGCATTTAAACATTTGTTTGCTAAAGAAGGTCACGAAATTCTATTTGAAGCAGATTATAATGATTATGACGGTGATGAAGATTTCACTGCCAATTTCAGCGAAAATGCTTCTTTTAATTCTTATACTGAAGATGTAAATGAAGAAAGAGGAACTTTAATAACAAATATAGATTACACCTTACCGATTGGAGAGCGATCTAAATTTGAAGCAGGCGCCGAGGCAAGAATCTTAAATAACGAACAAGATTATAATACCAACAATCCATTAGCGCAGGACTCTGATTACAACTACGAACGTAATATCTATTCGCTTTATAGCACCTTTGGGCAAACCTACGAGAAATTTTCATACCAAATAGGAGCACGTCTGGAGCACTTTGATATTGATGCTGAAGTATATGGTGAAAATATTTTTAGCGACGATTATATTACGCTATATCCTTCCGGTTATTTCAATTATACTCCAAACGAGAAAAATACCTATCAGGTAAGTTATAGCCGAAGAATTGATCGTCCCAGTTTAAGTCAGATAAGTCCTGTTAGACAGATAAGCACTCCAACAATTACGGTATTAGGAAATCCAGATTTACAACCACAGTTTACTAATTCTATAGAATTCAATTATACCAGAAATCTTAAAAACGGAAGTTTTACAGGAGGTGTTTTCTTCAGAAATATTAATGATAACATTAATCAGTTAATCGAAGAAGATCCATCAGATCCCGCGAGCCTTTTTATTTCCTTTGCCAATTTTGATGACACAAATGCTTATGGTGTTGAATTATCTTCTAACTATAAATTTACTGAATGGTGGAGCGCTAACGGAAGTTTTGAATTGTACCAACAAACCCAAAGTGGTGTTGTAGGAAGTGATTTTGTTGAAGTAGATAATACTGTATACACTGCAAGAATCAATAATAGCTTTTCTGTCACCGAAGATTTGACTTTGCAGTTATTCGGTTTTTACCGAGGACCAAGCCAGGAACTTCAGTTTAAAAATGAAGATGTATTTTTTGCGAATATTGGCGGGCGCTATTCGTTTTTGGATAACAAAGCTACCGTTAGTTTAAACTTCAATGACGTTTTTGGAACACAAGAATATAAGTTTAGCACTACCAGACCTTACGAACAAAACGGAGTTTTTAAAAGTGAATTTCAAAACGTATATGTAGGATTTAGCTATCGTTTTGGAGGTAATAATGCTAAGAAATTAAAAAGGAAACAAAGAGATAACGATGAAGCCCAAGGCGGCGGAATGTTTTAA
- the rpmB gene encoding 50S ribosomal protein L28: MSRVCELTGKKAMVGNNVSHAMNRTKRKFNANLVKKRFFIPEEDKWITLKVSTSALKNINKKGISAVIKEARAKGFLQK, translated from the coding sequence ATGTCAAGAGTTTGTGAACTTACAGGTAAAAAAGCGATGGTTGGGAACAATGTTTCTCACGCAATGAATAGAACCAAGCGTAAATTTAACGCCAATTTGGTAAAAAAACGTTTTTTTATTCCTGAAGAGGATAAATGGATTACTTTGAAAGTATCTACCTCTGCGCTTAAAAATATTAACAAAAAAGGAATCTCTGCCGTGATCAAAGAGGCTAGAGCAAAAGGATTTCTTCAGAAATAA
- a CDS encoding CoA-binding protein yields MKKKTLVIGASANPARYSNMAIKKLKSKQQPIVALGLREGEVDGVKIENEKIIFPDIDTVTLYVGPRNQPEYYEYIVALSPKRVIFNPGTENPELYRILKDNNIEFENACTLVMLGTNQY; encoded by the coding sequence ATGAAGAAAAAGACATTAGTAATAGGAGCATCAGCTAATCCAGCCAGATACTCTAATATGGCGATTAAAAAGTTGAAAAGTAAACAGCAACCCATCGTAGCTCTAGGATTAAGAGAAGGCGAAGTTGATGGAGTGAAGATCGAAAACGAAAAAATAATTTTTCCTGATATTGATACGGTTACATTATATGTTGGACCAAGAAATCAGCCCGAATATTACGAATATATAGTAGCCTTAAGCCCAAAACGAGTGATTTTTAATCCTGGTACAGAGAACCCAGAATTATATCGAATCTTAAAAGATAATAATATTGAATTCGAAAATGCCTGTACTTTAGTGATGCTTGGTACGAATCAATATTAA
- the recR gene encoding recombination mediator RecR, producing MDFSSKLLEQAVDQMSQLPGIGKRTALRLVLHLLRQPEAQTEQLTKALSKLKLEVKRCRNCYNISDTELCDICANPSREEELVCVVEDIRDVMAIENTGQYRGMYHVLGGKISPMDGIGPSQLTIKPLIDKVKDGKITEIIFALSSTMEGDTTNFYIYKQLEGTGIKTSTIARGISVGDELEYADEVTLGRSITNRVPFENSLKS from the coding sequence ATGGATTTTTCTTCGAAATTATTGGAGCAGGCTGTGGACCAAATGTCCCAGTTGCCCGGTATAGGAAAACGTACCGCACTAAGGCTAGTATTACATTTATTACGACAGCCCGAAGCGCAAACCGAGCAGCTAACCAAGGCACTTTCTAAACTTAAATTAGAAGTAAAACGATGCCGAAATTGCTATAATATTAGCGATACCGAATTATGTGACATTTGTGCCAATCCTTCTAGAGAGGAAGAATTGGTATGTGTAGTAGAAGATATACGCGATGTAATGGCCATCGAAAATACAGGGCAATATCGTGGAATGTATCATGTACTGGGTGGAAAAATAAGCCCCATGGATGGAATAGGACCATCACAACTTACTATTAAACCACTTATAGATAAAGTGAAAGATGGGAAAATTACAGAAATAATTTTCGCTTTAAGTAGTACTATGGAAGGGGATACCACCAATTTCTATATTTACAAACAGTTAGAAGGGACCGGTATTAAAACTTCTACGATAGCAAGAGGAATTAGCGTTGGTGATGAGCTAGAATATGCAGATGAAGTAACTCTTGGGAGAAGTATAACCAATAGAGTTCCGTTTGAAAATAGCTTAAAAAGTTAA
- a CDS encoding Hpt domain-containing protein: protein MSTYNLKDVEEMADGDQEFLMVVVQTFLEEIPPDVAAMNEAIANGNATLAYRYAHKMKPNLKLFGLKLMPQITIIEQWSKQGKNKEDVPQAGRIITTKVDKVCEELKEDFNL from the coding sequence ATGAGTACCTATAATCTAAAAGACGTTGAGGAAATGGCAGACGGCGATCAGGAATTTCTGATGGTAGTTGTGCAAACATTCCTTGAAGAAATCCCCCCAGATGTAGCTGCCATGAACGAAGCTATAGCAAATGGTAACGCAACATTGGCTTATAGATACGCTCACAAAATGAAGCCGAATCTTAAATTATTTGGTTTAAAATTAATGCCGCAGATCACCATTATTGAGCAATGGTCTAAACAAGGGAAGAATAAAGAAGACGTGCCACAGGCCGGTAGGATTATTACTACCAAAGTCGATAAGGTATGTGAAGAATTAAAAGAAGATTTTAATCTGTAA
- a CDS encoding CinA family nicotinamide mononucleotide deamidase-related protein yields the protein MNAEIITIGDEILIGQIIDTNSAYIAKALNKIGVSIHQITSIEDDWDHILDTLKDAQQRADIVIITGGLGPTKDDITKKCLCEFFDDELVKDEGVLAHVEELFRKYIDTPISDLNRMQALVPSKAEVLTNKFGTAPGMWLKKDDTVFVSMPGVPYEMKGLMEVEVIPRIIERFKRPVILHKTVLTYGMGESAIAEKIEDWEDALPPHIRLAYLPNLGKVRLRLSTKGSDLAAMEQEINDQIASLKNIIGEIIRGIEEEDPIEVQIGHLLKKKNASLATAESFTGGRLASLFTEYPGSSAFFKGSVVAYATSAKLNILGVPKELIEEYSVVSNQVACEMAKRVKALYGTDYAIATTGNAGPEKGDSDADVGTVFIAIATPETVYAKEYSFGNHREKVVGKAVNKSLELILDEIYGLK from the coding sequence ATGAACGCAGAAATTATAACCATTGGCGATGAGATTCTCATTGGCCAGATTATCGATACCAACTCAGCATATATTGCAAAAGCGCTTAATAAGATAGGTGTTAGTATTCATCAAATCACTTCTATAGAAGATGATTGGGATCATATTCTAGATACGCTTAAAGATGCGCAACAAAGAGCAGATATCGTAATTATTACCGGAGGTTTAGGGCCTACCAAAGACGATATAACCAAAAAATGTCTCTGTGAATTTTTTGATGACGAGCTCGTTAAAGATGAAGGGGTTTTGGCGCATGTAGAGGAGCTTTTTAGAAAATATATCGATACTCCAATCTCAGATTTAAATAGAATGCAGGCCTTAGTTCCCTCTAAAGCTGAAGTACTAACTAACAAGTTTGGTACGGCACCAGGGATGTGGCTTAAGAAAGATGATACTGTTTTTGTTTCCATGCCCGGAGTTCCTTACGAAATGAAAGGCTTAATGGAAGTCGAGGTGATTCCACGAATTATAGAGCGTTTTAAAAGGCCGGTAATTTTGCATAAGACAGTGCTTACTTACGGAATGGGAGAAAGTGCCATTGCTGAAAAGATCGAAGATTGGGAAGACGCTTTGCCACCACATATTCGTTTAGCGTATTTGCCTAATCTTGGCAAAGTACGTTTAAGGTTAAGTACAAAAGGAAGTGATCTCGCCGCTATGGAGCAAGAGATTAATGATCAGATAGCTTCCTTAAAAAATATTATTGGAGAGATTATAAGAGGAATTGAGGAAGAAGATCCAATAGAAGTTCAAATTGGTCATTTACTGAAGAAAAAAAATGCTTCGCTAGCTACCGCTGAAAGTTTTACCGGTGGGAGATTAGCTTCTTTATTTACGGAGTATCCAGGATCTTCAGCATTTTTTAAAGGTAGTGTTGTAGCTTATGCAACTTCAGCTAAGTTGAATATTTTGGGAGTTCCTAAAGAACTTATCGAAGAATATTCAGTAGTTAGTAATCAGGTTGCTTGTGAAATGGCAAAAAGAGTAAAAGCTTTATACGGAACCGATTATGCGATCGCGACGACTGGCAATGCAGGTCCCGAAAAGGGAGATAGCGATGCCGATGTTGGTACCGTTTTTATAGCGATAGCGACGCCAGAAACTGTTTATGCAAAAGAATATAGCTTTGGGAATCATCGCGAAAAGGTGGTTGGAAAGGCTGTAAATAAAAGCTTAGAGCTCATATTGGATGAAATATATGGTCTTAAATAA
- a CDS encoding dihydrolipoamide acetyltransferase family protein, whose product MAKFELKLPKMGESVAEATITSWLKEVGDTVEADEPVLEIATDKVDSEVPSEVDGKILEILFEADDVVEVGQTIAIIETESEIEQEDDEFDIDIDEEEDDDDSAEVEQHAAQAEEAVDSAKETAGSTEYSDSDRFYSPLVKNIAKEENISLEELEKVEGTGKDGRVTKDDILAYVENRSDDAEKTNQKKSSAPKSDHLEPAFKNQENVVASGKDEIIEMSRMGKMISKHMVDSAQTSAHVQSFIEADVTNIWNWRNKHKDSFQQKEGEKLTFTPIFMEAVAKAIRDFPLINISVDGDKIIKKKDINLGMAAALPDGNLIVPVIRNADRLNLVGMAKAVNDLASRARQNKLKPDDIQGGTYTVTNVGTFGSIMGTPIINQPQVGILALGAIRKMPAVIETPEGDFIGIRYKMILSHSYDHRVVNGALGGQFVQRVAQYLEGYDKNREI is encoded by the coding sequence ATGGCAAAATTTGAACTTAAATTACCTAAAATGGGTGAAAGTGTTGCTGAGGCAACCATAACCAGTTGGTTAAAAGAAGTAGGCGATACCGTAGAAGCTGATGAACCAGTACTAGAAATAGCTACCGACAAGGTAGATAGTGAAGTGCCGAGTGAAGTTGATGGTAAAATTTTAGAAATACTTTTTGAAGCAGACGATGTAGTTGAAGTTGGCCAAACGATCGCAATTATAGAAACGGAAAGTGAAATTGAGCAGGAAGACGACGAATTTGATATAGATATTGATGAGGAAGAGGATGATGACGATTCAGCGGAAGTAGAACAACATGCTGCCCAGGCTGAAGAAGCTGTCGACAGTGCGAAGGAAACTGCTGGAAGTACAGAATATTCAGATTCAGATCGTTTTTATTCTCCGCTTGTAAAAAACATAGCCAAAGAAGAGAATATCAGCCTGGAGGAATTAGAAAAAGTTGAAGGTACTGGTAAAGATGGTCGCGTTACTAAAGACGATATTTTAGCTTATGTAGAAAATCGTTCTGACGATGCTGAAAAAACTAATCAGAAAAAATCTTCGGCTCCTAAATCAGATCACTTAGAACCTGCATTTAAGAATCAAGAAAATGTAGTCGCTTCAGGAAAAGATGAAATTATTGAGATGAGCCGAATGGGCAAAATGATCAGTAAACACATGGTCGATAGTGCTCAAACTTCAGCACATGTACAATCATTTATAGAAGCCGATGTTACGAATATATGGAACTGGAGAAATAAGCATAAAGATTCCTTTCAGCAGAAAGAGGGCGAAAAACTAACATTTACGCCTATTTTTATGGAAGCGGTAGCCAAAGCTATTCGAGATTTTCCTTTAATTAATATTTCTGTAGACGGCGATAAAATAATCAAAAAGAAAGATATCAATCTTGGGATGGCAGCAGCACTTCCAGATGGTAACCTTATCGTTCCGGTAATTCGAAATGCAGATCGATTAAACCTTGTAGGAATGGCTAAAGCCGTTAATGATCTTGCAAGTAGAGCGCGACAAAATAAACTGAAACCAGATGATATCCAGGGCGGGACTTATACCGTAACCAATGTAGGAACCTTTGGAAGCATTATGGGAACACCAATTATCAATCAACCTCAGGTAGGGATTTTAGCCTTAGGTGCGATTCGTAAAATGCCTGCAGTTATCGAAACTCCTGAAGGTGATTTTATCGGGATTCGATATAAAATGATCCTGTCGCACAGTTATGATCATCGTGTAGTAAACGGAGCCCTTGGAGGTCAGTTTGTACAACGAGTTGCCCAGTATTTGGAAGGATACGATAAAAACAGAGAAATATAA
- the rpmG gene encoding 50S ribosomal protein L33, giving the protein MAKKGNRVQVILECTEHKGSGKPGTSRYITTKNKKNTPDRMELKKFNPILKKMTVHKEIK; this is encoded by the coding sequence ATGGCAAAGAAAGGAAACAGAGTACAGGTTATTTTAGAGTGTACTGAACATAAAGGTTCTGGTAAACCAGGTACATCTAGATATATTACTACTAAGAATAAAAAGAATACGCCGGATAGAATGGAGTTAAAGAAATTTAACCCAATCTTGAAAAAAATGACGGTTCATAAAGAGATTAAATAA
- a CDS encoding sodium:solute symporter, which yields MEPIHIVLLIVIYFGVLMLISYFTGKEDSNEAFFKAEGKSPWYIVAFGMVGASLSGVTFISVPGWVRDSQFSYMQVVAGYLFGYLVISFVLLPIYYSLNVTSIYQYLNNRFGNVSYKTGAFFFFVSRVLGASFRLFLVATVLQYFVFEAWNVPFVVTVVLSILLIWIYTSRGGIKTIVYTDTLQTLFMLGSVGIAIYFISTELNWTFNDFFTAPELAPYTETFHFDNFLEKDYFWKAFFGGMFITICMTGLDQDMMQKNLTCKSLRDAQKNVMSYSLVFIPVNILFLFLGALLFIYAEQNGISIPTLDGKEKTDLLFPEIALNAEMGMGLAIIFLLGLIAAAYSSADSALTSLTTSFCVDFLNIEKRELSDQKGIRKRAHILISVLLVVVIIAFKYLLDSSVIDLLLKAASYTYGPLLGLFAFGIFTKMKIKDHLVWIVAIISVALTFVIGNIPPEYLGGYVFNYELLIVNGAITFLGLILIRTKHH from the coding sequence ATGGAGCCCATACACATTGTCCTGCTTATCGTTATTTATTTTGGAGTTTTAATGCTCATCTCTTATTTCACTGGTAAGGAAGATAGTAACGAAGCTTTTTTTAAAGCCGAAGGTAAATCGCCATGGTACATCGTAGCATTTGGAATGGTAGGAGCCTCATTATCCGGAGTTACTTTTATATCGGTACCGGGTTGGGTTAGAGATTCACAATTTAGTTATATGCAGGTGGTGGCCGGTTATCTATTTGGCTATTTGGTCATTTCTTTTGTCTTGCTGCCTATTTATTATAGTCTTAATGTAACATCAATTTACCAATATTTAAATAATAGATTTGGTAATGTTAGTTATAAAACCGGTGCATTTTTCTTTTTTGTTTCCCGTGTTCTAGGAGCCTCATTTCGACTATTTCTTGTGGCAACCGTATTACAGTATTTTGTTTTTGAAGCATGGAATGTTCCTTTTGTAGTTACCGTAGTCCTTTCTATATTACTTATTTGGATCTATACCTCGCGAGGCGGAATTAAAACAATTGTCTATACCGATACACTACAAACCTTATTTATGCTCGGTTCTGTAGGTATTGCTATTTATTTTATTTCAACCGAATTAAACTGGACGTTTAACGACTTTTTTACTGCACCAGAACTTGCGCCATATACCGAAACTTTTCATTTTGATAATTTTCTTGAAAAGGATTATTTCTGGAAAGCTTTCTTTGGCGGAATGTTCATTACTATTTGCATGACGGGCTTAGACCAGGATATGATGCAGAAAAACCTAACTTGTAAAAGTCTTAGAGACGCACAAAAAAATGTGATGTCTTACAGTTTGGTTTTTATACCAGTAAACATATTATTTCTATTCTTGGGAGCACTATTATTTATTTATGCTGAACAGAATGGAATTAGCATCCCCACGCTAGATGGTAAAGAGAAAACAGATCTTCTTTTTCCTGAAATTGCTTTAAATGCTGAAATGGGAATGGGACTTGCCATTATATTTTTACTTGGTCTCATTGCAGCTGCATATTCTAGTGCAGATAGCGCGCTTACCAGTTTAACCACCAGCTTTTGTGTAGACTTCCTCAATATTGAAAAGCGAGAGTTAAGTGATCAAAAAGGTATTAGAAAGCGTGCTCACATTTTAATAAGTGTATTATTGGTAGTAGTGATCATCGCTTTTAAATATTTGCTTGATAGCAGTGTGATCGATCTCTTGCTAAAAGCAGCGAGTTACACTTACGGTCCCTTATTAGGTCTTTTTGCTTTTGGGATTTTTACCAAAATGAAAATCAAAGATCATCTGGTATGGATCGTTGCCATCATCTCTGTGGCTTTAACTTTTGTAATTGGTAATATACCGCCAGAATATCTTGGCGGCTATGTTTTCAATTATGAATTGCTAATTGTAAATGGAGCAATTACCTTTTTAGGATTAATATTGATTCGTACCAAGCATCACTAA